A single Deltaproteobacteria bacterium IMCC39524 DNA region contains:
- a CDS encoding YajQ family cyclic di-GMP-binding protein, whose translation MPSFDIVFKVDLQEVDNAVNQTRKEVNQRFDFKGTHNEINLETDSILVLGADDYKLTAVVDILRGKLAKRSVSPTCLDFGTKEPASHGAVRQRISLLQGIDKERGKEIVKAIKESKLKVQAQILEDQVRVNSKKIDDLQSVIQLLKGKDFGIDLQFINMRS comes from the coding sequence ATGCCGAGCTTTGACATCGTTTTCAAAGTTGACCTGCAGGAAGTTGACAATGCCGTCAACCAGACCCGTAAAGAAGTGAATCAACGCTTTGACTTCAAGGGCACACATAACGAGATCAACCTGGAAACCGACAGCATCCTGGTCCTTGGCGCCGATGATTACAAGCTGACTGCTGTGGTTGATATTTTGCGCGGCAAACTGGCCAAACGCAGTGTCTCCCCCACTTGCCTTGATTTCGGCACAAAGGAGCCGGCGTCACACGGTGCCGTGCGCCAGCGGATCAGTCTTCTCCAGGGGATCGACAAGGAGCGCGGTAAAGAGATCGTCAAAGCGATCAAGGAGAGCAAGCTGAAAGTTCAGGCACAGATCTTGGAAGACCAGGTGCGTGTAAACAGCAAAAAGATTGATGATCTGCAGAGCGTGATTCAGCTGCTCAAAGGAAAAGACTTCGGAATAGACTTGCAGTTTATTAATATGAGGAGCTAA
- the ltaE gene encoding low-specificity L-threonine aldolase, whose protein sequence is MKTIDLRSDTVTKPTEAMRQAMLDAEVGDDVYGEDPTVNRLQKLAAEISGKEAGLFVPTGTQSNLLAILSHCQRGEEFIAGQQAHCYRYEGGGAAVFGGVQPQPIDFEVDGRLDLYKVAEMIKPDDSHFAITRLLCLENTQSGKVLSLDYQAEAAAFGREKDLKLHLDGARVFNAAVKQQVPISEITRHYDSVSFCLSKGLGTPVGSVLVGSHELIERAHRWRKMAGGGMRQAGILAAAGVYALQHHVVRLAEDHHNARALAEGLSTIDGLDVELDTVETNMVFVTSDRETQPRLVETLKERGILVGGYGQLRLVTHHDIDAEDIPVVVEAFQKAVVSCKL, encoded by the coding sequence ATGAAAACAATTGATTTACGTAGTGATACGGTGACCAAGCCGACCGAGGCGATGCGGCAGGCTATGCTCGATGCAGAAGTTGGCGACGACGTCTACGGTGAGGACCCGACGGTCAACCGGCTTCAGAAACTGGCTGCAGAGATTTCTGGCAAGGAGGCCGGCCTGTTCGTACCAACGGGTACCCAGAGTAATTTACTGGCGATCCTCTCGCACTGTCAGCGTGGTGAAGAGTTTATTGCCGGCCAGCAGGCCCATTGTTATCGTTACGAAGGTGGTGGTGCGGCGGTCTTTGGCGGGGTGCAGCCTCAGCCGATTGATTTCGAGGTGGATGGCAGGCTTGACCTGTATAAAGTTGCGGAGATGATCAAGCCCGATGACAGCCACTTTGCCATCACGCGTTTGCTCTGTCTGGAGAACACCCAGTCAGGCAAGGTTCTGTCGCTCGATTATCAAGCTGAAGCGGCAGCTTTTGGCCGTGAAAAGGATTTAAAGCTGCACCTTGATGGTGCACGTGTCTTTAATGCCGCCGTTAAGCAGCAGGTGCCTATATCTGAGATTACACGTCATTATGATTCTGTCTCCTTCTGCCTCTCGAAAGGGCTCGGTACGCCTGTTGGTTCAGTACTGGTTGGATCGCATGAGCTGATTGAAAGAGCGCACCGCTGGCGTAAGATGGCCGGTGGCGGCATGCGTCAGGCGGGGATTCTGGCGGCTGCGGGCGTTTATGCCCTGCAGCACCATGTTGTGCGTCTGGCTGAAGATCATCACAACGCCAGGGCTCTCGCTGAGGGACTCTCGACTATTGATGGGTTGGATGTTGAGCTGGATACAGTTGAAACCAACATGGTTTTCGTGACATCGGATCGTGAGACGCAGCCCCGGCTTGTCGAGACTCTGAAAGAGCGTGGCATTTTGGTTGGCGGGTATGGACAACTACGACTGGTCACGCATCACGATATTGATGCCGAGGACATTCCTGTCGTTGTTGAAGCTTTTCAAAAGGCGGTTGTAAGCTGTAAGCTATAA
- a CDS encoding dipeptide ABC transporter ATP-binding protein → MSTLLKVENLHKAFKVSANRPGAAKQSLRAVDGVSFEIKSGETLGLVGESGCGKSTTGKLLLRLIEPDSGTIQFDGRDVAGMGHRELTAIRRDMQMIFQDPYSSLNPRMRVGEIIGEPLVVHSLARGSAIKEQILALMQKVGLAPEHYDRYPHEFSGGQRQRIGIARTLAVQPRLIVADEPVSALDLSIQAQIVNLLKDLQEEFGLTYLFISHDLGIIEHVCDRVAVMYLGRIVEIATAEQLYHQPCHPYTEALLNAVPIPDPQRVREHQILSGEIPSPINPPTGCHFHPRCPYAQEVCRKEYPALTDHTGGHQSACHFSGEVGRFRQSRS, encoded by the coding sequence ATGTCGACACTTCTCAAGGTAGAAAATCTGCACAAAGCCTTCAAGGTCAGCGCCAACCGCCCCGGCGCAGCAAAACAATCGCTCAGGGCGGTGGATGGGGTCTCTTTCGAGATCAAAAGTGGCGAAACGCTCGGCCTGGTCGGTGAATCCGGCTGCGGAAAGTCGACCACCGGCAAGTTATTGCTGCGACTCATCGAACCGGACTCAGGCACGATTCAATTTGACGGCAGAGATGTCGCTGGCATGGGCCACCGCGAGTTGACAGCCATTCGCCGTGACATGCAGATGATTTTCCAGGACCCTTACTCGTCGCTCAATCCACGCATGCGGGTCGGCGAGATCATCGGCGAACCGCTGGTAGTCCACTCCCTTGCCAGAGGCAGCGCCATTAAAGAGCAGATCCTGGCTTTGATGCAGAAAGTAGGACTGGCTCCCGAACATTACGATCGCTACCCCCACGAATTTTCCGGTGGCCAACGACAACGCATCGGCATTGCACGAACCCTGGCTGTGCAACCACGCCTGATCGTCGCTGATGAGCCGGTTTCAGCACTCGATCTCTCTATCCAGGCACAGATCGTCAACCTGCTGAAAGACCTGCAAGAAGAATTCGGTCTGACGTACCTCTTTATCTCCCACGACCTTGGCATTATCGAGCACGTCTGCGACCGGGTCGCGGTGATGTACCTGGGGCGGATTGTCGAAATAGCCACGGCAGAGCAGCTTTACCATCAACCATGCCACCCCTATACCGAAGCCCTGCTCAACGCTGTGCCGATCCCCGACCCGCAAAGAGTTCGCGAGCACCAGATTTTAAGTGGCGAAATCCCATCACCGATCAACCCGCCCACAGGCTGCCACTTCCATCCCCGCTGCCCTTACGCGCAAGAGGTCTGTCGCAAAGAATATCCGGCATTGACAGATCACACCGGAGGCCACCAGTCCGCCTGTCATTTTAGCGGTGAAGTCGGCAGGTTTCGCCAGAGCAGAAGCTGA
- a CDS encoding ecotin family protein: MIKILFSSIIVVLALCSVQACAAVHPELKAFPAAEKGMERFVVVLPEKTRAEEVDFKVELIPGKTMLTDSVNQVRHSSTIEARPLAGWGYTFYEVTGQDTTMSTMMAAPEGSKKIEQFVSGTPLLIRYNSRLPIVVYSPEGYELKYRIWAAGDAGNADKK, encoded by the coding sequence ATGATAAAAATCTTGTTTTCATCCATAATCGTCGTTCTTGCACTTTGCAGTGTTCAGGCTTGCGCTGCCGTTCATCCTGAGTTGAAAGCTTTTCCTGCGGCAGAAAAGGGCATGGAAAGATTCGTCGTCGTTCTTCCCGAAAAGACGCGCGCGGAAGAAGTCGATTTCAAGGTCGAACTGATCCCCGGAAAAACCATGCTGACCGATAGCGTGAACCAGGTGCGTCACAGCAGCACCATCGAAGCACGCCCGCTCGCAGGCTGGGGGTATACTTTTTACGAAGTGACAGGACAGGACACAACCATGAGCACCATGATGGCGGCCCCCGAAGGAAGTAAAAAAATTGAACAATTTGTCTCAGGAACGCCTTTGCTGATTCGTTACAACAGCCGTTTGCCGATTGTGGTTTATTCGCCGGAAGGATATGAGCTCAAGTACCGTATCTGGGCCGCGGGTGATGCAGGGAACGCTGACAAAAAGTAA